A genome region from Crossiella equi includes the following:
- a CDS encoding GntR family transcriptional regulator: protein MSELSQGTSARKIDRPVPLRERVFEALLEEIITGNLAPGQHLVEGELAEMLGVSRQPVREALQWLSNEGWVDLVPGYGAFVHVPTEAEADQLLAVRTLLETESARLAALHTDKDGLARLRELCQQGEAAVAADDVDGAVAANAALHRCVTELSGNKVLLELASQVDRRVRWFHTPVARQRGKQSWKEHRKLITAIAAGDADKAAEIMREHTDRTRQSYLENRQSVADAAPAPELPLRRRRRTAPRTAPKV from the coding sequence ATGTCGGAGCTGTCGCAGGGCACGTCGGCACGCAAGATCGACCGGCCGGTCCCCCTGCGGGAGCGGGTCTTCGAGGCCCTGCTCGAGGAGATCATCACCGGCAACCTCGCCCCCGGGCAGCACCTGGTCGAGGGCGAGCTGGCGGAGATGCTCGGCGTCTCCCGGCAGCCGGTGCGTGAGGCCCTCCAGTGGCTGTCCAACGAGGGCTGGGTCGACCTGGTACCCGGCTACGGCGCGTTCGTGCACGTACCGACCGAGGCCGAGGCCGACCAGCTGCTGGCCGTGCGCACCCTCCTGGAGACCGAGTCGGCCCGGCTGGCCGCCCTGCACACCGACAAGGACGGCCTGGCCCGCCTGCGCGAGCTGTGCCAGCAGGGCGAGGCCGCGGTGGCCGCCGACGACGTGGACGGCGCGGTGGCCGCCAACGCCGCCCTGCACCGCTGCGTGACCGAGCTGTCCGGCAACAAGGTGCTGCTGGAGCTCGCCTCGCAGGTCGACCGCCGGGTGCGCTGGTTCCACACCCCGGTGGCCCGGCAACGCGGCAAGCAGTCGTGGAAGGAGCACCGCAAGCTCATCACCGCCATCGCCGCTGGTGACGCGGACAAGGCGGCGGAGATCATGCGGGAGCACACCGACCGCACCCGGCAGTCCTACCTGGAGAACCGGCAGAGCGTCGCGGACGCCGCACCGGCCCCGGAGCTGCCGCTGCGCAGGCGCCGCCGCACCGCGCCGCGCACCGCACCGAAGGTCTGA